Part of the Etheostoma cragini isolate CJK2018 chromosome 8, CSU_Ecrag_1.0, whole genome shotgun sequence genome, CCCACAGACTgtaaattcattttaacattcgcttaaacatacagtacaaaatgTTTCTCATTCGTGTCCAAACTTTTTACTGGTACTGTGTCCCTCTCAAGGCGCCATGGTTGCACACCTGGCAAAGCGCgcgcccatgtacagaggctcgaTCCTCGACGCAGCAGCCACGGGTTCggctccgacctgcagccctttgtctctctcccttcGTGTCTAAAGCTGTCTTGTCAGAAACAAAGGCCtacaaatattatataaatatattcctCTCGTTTTTCTGTGTCCCTTCATCCCTCAGGAATCGTGGGCCAGTGACCTGAACCAAGTCAGAGAACTGATGACCACCTTCATCGATGACACCATGAGAAAAACCAATGACCCTGAGTTCACCGTCAGCGAGGTATTCTTCTCTGGGCCTGTAACAGAGATAGACGGCCTGGGACAGAGgacaaaaagttgaaaaagtgtttcaactttttgaaaaacacagcGTCATGCTGtggtggccaatcatgtaacaGGGATCAGACCTGTTGGTTGGTTTTGAGGCGGTGCGAGAGGCCCGTACAGGAAACAGGGTACAGGAAACATCAGTGCCTCTATCtctgccacaagaaagtttttATACATGAAACAGTAGCACTGAAGTGCCAaggagtttgtgtaacagctgactGAGAGCCCGGTCGATCGGTATGGctcgtctcttttctttctcttcctccgtAAAATCCAACTGCCTTTAAGATGATTGAGATGTATATAAAGACCTGTTGGAAAACAGTAGACATAAAGAGTACTCGTGCTACATTGGGGGGATGAAGAAGACATTACGTCACACATGTGGGTCGTTTCTGTGACCCCCCCCACATTGCTGCAacaccctgcagccaatcaccagATTGCTTATCTGGTCTGAATGGGTCCTAATGAGAGGGCAGGCTGAACGGTTATTTGTAGGAATGCAGATCAATGACTTAGACAAGAAATATGATAAGGATTCTGACTTGAAAACAATCCGCTAaaagctttttgttgttttgttgttgttatatttgTAGTTTTATCATTACTAAAATGAATTGCTCAAATAATGAGGGACTGTGTAAACTCTCTCCTCCTTTAGTTCCTCAGTTTCCTCTTCTCCAAGGAGAACTCTGTGTGGGATGAGAAGTTCTCCGAGATCAGACCCCAGGACATGAACAACCCTCTGTCTCACTACTGGATCAGCTCCTCACACAACACGTCAGTATGACTCCACCCCAAAAGCCAAACCAACATATCATGTACTTATGCTGGTTTAGAAcctttaataacatttaatatCTTAGTAATAATTCCCCAATTCATCAAATAGGAAGCAGGATCAAAACCTCCTCCCAGAGTATCAATAAATGGaaggttttcattttgtgaGCCATATTTAATCTGGCATGTCTCCCCTTTTGTTTGTCCTTCAACAGCTACCTGACAGGTGATCAGATTCGTAGTGAGTCATCCACAGAGGCGTATGTGCGATGTCTGCGCCTGGGATGCCGCTGTGTTGAATGTCAGTGTGAACCAGGCCCAGTGTGCTACTCTAGATCACGGCTGTATTTAAGTTCACATTCAGACTTGCATTAGCATGGGTCtcattttgggccattttaCCTAGCATGAATCAGaaattagtaataataacattttttttaaatctacaacACCTGTTTTTTTGTGCGTTGGGTGGTACTGAATCTGTGCAGTGGACTGCTGGGATGTGACTGGGGAGCCAATCATCTACCACGGCTGGACCAGGACCACCAAGATCAAGTTTGAGGATGTGGTCAAAGCCATAAACGATCACGCTTTTGTCACGTCAGAGTAAGATTCACAAAAATAAtctgtcacactcacacatgcagacacaaacacacacagacagacacacacacacacgcacgcacacacacacacacacacacacacacacacacacaaacaaactactgtatattgtctgtatgtctatgtatgtgtattttttactcTACACGTCACCTACTATCAATAAAAATCAAGCGTCTAGTTTCCtgatttcaaaatatatttttctcttgtagAAAGTACATATTTAGAAGGCAAAGTGTTTGGCTATCATAGTGGTAACAGTAACTATAGTACGCTTATGTAAATCCATTTTTCACATATAGGCCAAATGATCTTTGCTAATAACATGTTGGATACATATTATCgtatattttcagacacatTACAATTTTTGAACAAAGAACCCTCCCCTTCATGTGGCAATGTATTCAACTTCATTGGCAGATGTTTACATTAGTAAGCCATTTCAAACCTACCTATTAACATTGTCTCCAGCACGTGGCCTTGATAACtatgctccccccccccccaggttcCCAGTGATCCTGTCCATAGAGGAGCATTGCTCCATTGAGCAGCAGCGTCAGATGGCTCGGATCTTCAGAGAGGTGTTTGGAGACAAACTGCTGATTGAGCCTGTGGAGCAGATGGCTGAGCAGCTTCCTTCACCTACACAGTTAAAGGGCAAGATCATACTCAaggtacagtgtgtgtgtttgtttgtgtgtgtgtgtgtgtgtgtgtgtgtgtgtctaaccaTACTGATGTAATTAATAAGTCAATgacaaaaggttttgttttgtacttgtGCAGCACAAGAAGCTCAGTGTGGAGGGAGGAGGATTCACTAAAGACTTCAGGAAGGGCCAGAAACAGGGAGATCTGGAGATCTGGGACCCTGTGGACCAGGTACTGTCTGAGGGGCCTTTAAACTCGCATTTCCTAACATAAGGATGATCTGTTTTACATAAAATTAGGTTCCCACTtggaattgtttaaaaaaattccaattCCAATGggaaattttttttattggaatcgTTGATCATGATAATCTTTGATCATTTGTTccaagttttggtttccgtagcATCCACTGTGCTTCGAGGCCCTtcttgtgttgcagccatgcaGCACAATAAGTATCGCTTAATGTTACGTTGAAAAAGCCCGGTAAAACTGTAAATCTCCGTTGAATCAAAATAACATTTGCCTCTTGTCTGTGACATAAGCATGCAACCCGGTTAAACTCCGTCCTTCAAAGACCCGGATTTGAAAGgaagaataagaataatttaAATCAAACCGATGCCCATCCCTATCTTTACATCACACATAGGGCCTGTATCCCCAGATAAGGTAAAGTGCATGGTAGTCGGGCTGAGGTCCAGGGACCAGGGCGGGTTCCAGTTGAACCGGGAAGCTTCATCCCTACTGAAAGCTGAATGAACTTCCTGTGTTGTAGCACTCCTTTATGTCTCATTAAATCAGtcgtacacagacacagaactGTCCCTCctctatctgtggacatgttgctaCAGTGTTTGTATGAGCAAAATATCCCAGAATGCCTTGTTCTTAACTGGTATTGCTAACTTGGGGTAACCTTGCTAAAAATCTAAATAAGCATAACAGGGGCTCTTTAAAAGGTGTGTATACAGTCTGTTTGAGATGGTGTGTGAGAAGACACATTTCTCGGTCTtcaaatgaacattttcatttcttttctcagcGGTGGAACACGCACTTCTGTGTGATCTCGGATGACAAGCTGTACTACGCAGAGGAGCACGAGGACGAGAATGAAGATCCAAGGAAGGTGAAAAATAGGGATGGACCCATACTGGTTTTTCAAGGATTATTAGTATTTAACGAAACcgatatttatataatatatatttggaacagatatgtttacatttccagtgaaaatgaaaagtaaatcaaaattaagattttcaATGTTACAAACTCTAAACTTATGTAAAATGCTTTAAGcagttatttaataaatgagaaacGTTAAACATAACAACCAGTAACAGAGAGTCAGGTAGTGATGGGGGGGggcattaagtcagactcagtggggagtcaaaccgaagcagagggccagacacagagctgtagtgGAGCCAAAGTAGAACACTTTACCAGTACAGGAGAGAGGTCATGACTTTTATTAGAGCCACCTTGCAGTGGAGGTGTGGACCACCAGTAGTACTTTGATGGGTTCCTATATTGTTTCTACTGTGCTGGTGATGCCCCGAGAACAAAAGGCATGGAAAAGAGTGCTAGCCAACAAACATGGTCACTCACTGCTGTGGGTGGCGTCCCATTCTTCAACCAGCTGTAGTCAGCCAGTGCGGTTGTGTTGGTTTCTCCGGCACGGACAACACGCCCAAGCGGAGGTGAAAGTGTTGCTGGAAGGTCCTTCCATCCTCTCCACTCCCACATCCTGGAGGTAGTGTCTGATAAACCCCGATCTGTGGGGGCGAGCGTTGTCATTTTGGAGGATAGACTGTGGGAACATGGGACTAGATCAGGCACCTGATTGTCAGCAGCTGGTTTACCAGCAGCTTAAAACAAGAGTCAATagcaacagcaaagaaaagCTGCACTGGCCACAACCCCCATactcagctctgctgctcatcccacCAATGCATGTGGCCATTTTAAGGGAAATAATCATCAGGCTTTCCAATGGTAGAAGATTTCAAGACTCATTgttacaacaaagaaaaaatctaCCAAACATGCGTAGTTCTTTGACTGGATTACTGCATGTCCATATCTTGATGTTTGACTTTTGTTGCATTTAGAgataaagccctaaaaaagtcagcaaaaacaTTCCTTATTCATTTTATAGTTGAGTAAATCAGGCAAATCAAAgatttgttaatatttaaaagcCGACTAACACACCCCTGATTTGCAGCAAACTGTTTCACACCCTTAATATGACAACTCTCCGCTTCTTGGGGGGAATTTCAAAAAGTTGGCAAATCAGCCAAATTCTGCTGTAAGTGTAAAACAGTTGGCTGTCTTTTTGGGCTTGGCGCAGAACTATATTCAATTGATTGTGAACCTAATCTGATATAAAGGCCGGGATAAAACCTGGGAGGGGCCGGGTTTGGCCCGCGGACCtcgagtttgacacatgtgctTTAAAGAAACAGAATGGTCAGGTCACTGAGGGTAGTAATAAagtacaaagaaagaaaagaaaaaacagcaacaactcaATATCGCTAGTTGAatcgtgtgtgagtgtgtgtgtgttaaaaacagTGTTGTTCTTGTGTTTCTCAGTTCCAGGACATGCACTGTTCAGAGCCGTGGTTCCATGGTCGCATGAAGGAGGGCAGGCTGATGGCCGAGCAACTGATCCGGGATTACTGTGCAGAGCCTGGGGCGAAAGATGGCACCTTCTTGGTCCGACAGAGCGACACTTATGTCACAGACTACACCCTCTCCTTCTGGTACAACATCTCATTCCTTGGACTCATGACCAGCCCAACCAGAATATGTGTGGTGGGATATGCTGGCACATGTCAGCTGGGGCGATTCCAGGATTTGTTAAGTGGGGTGGCACAgtaagcgggggggggggggggggggggggggggggggggggggggggggggggggggggggggggggggggggggggggggggggggggggggggggggggggggggggggggggggggggggtggtggtgcTCAATAATCAGTCAGAGGGAGCACAGGAgattttatcagaatacagcaGCATAGAAAATCTTcttagaaatataggaaatattggataggaagacacaatgtaaacacacataatACACTGTTTCTGTGTGCTCTTAAGGCTAAATAATTGGATACATGGAAACATGAATTGGTCACGTGACGAGGACTGAGAAGGTTTTTCTGTCACACAAccatattaaaataaagtgcaatACACTTACGTTAACTCGCCCCAAAGTTCAACAGAGAAAACATTGCTGTACACAGTTTTCAgataacaggaaacagaacaggaGTAAAGTGCAATACACACTTTCTTACAGCAACAAGTGCTCTGCAGTGAGTTCAGGGTGTTCCTACTTCTAAACTGGCCTCAACAACAAAGTACACAGTTTCTATACAACATGTGTTTAAGGTATAAATACATTAACCAAATGGAAAGGCAGCAAAGGGACATACTCTGATCCAATGGTAATCAAACTTGTCAGATTAACAGCACTCTAGCAGTCTTATTTCAGGGTGGGGCGGGTGCCAGGACTTTTCCTCTAAGCCCGCCCCTGCATTTCAGGGACCGACTCGTCCTAAGGTCTGATTTAGAAAGTCCGATCATAGAaggtttttgcttttattgctTTTTGGTTATAAAGATTGtgtaatattattcatttatcaaTTGGATGTATCTGTAAGCACATGtcttctgtgtgtatttcaggcgcAGTGGGAGGGTCCAGCACTGTCGTATTCGCTCGGGTTCAGAGGGGGCACACACTTACTTCTACCTGACGCCAAACACGCACTTTCCCAGCGTGTACTCCCTGATCTCTCACTACAAAGAAAACCCGCTGCGCTGCCAAGACTTTGAACTGCGTCTCACTGACGCTGTGCCAGTACCCAACCCACACCTACAAGAGGGGTTCGTCATATATGTACAACATGAGTCTCACACTTCACagtacaataatattaataataataacaattatacaATGGAAGCTAGCGATTAATTATGATACCCTGCGCTAGCGGGAGGATTTATGATGGTGTTTAGCGATTACAGCTTTCCTTGGTGTTAGCACATAGTTACTGTACATGTAGTTAAGcaaagcagcactttctacgGCTTCTAAAACCAAACACTACCCAAATTAGCATGTTCCAACAGGAATGTGATCCGAAACCGGGGAGGAATTCCTAATTCATAATTAAATCTGCAGATTACAGGTTTCCCtgatgttagcatgtagctacatatAGCAGTGATTGTGATATACACTGCAGTAGCAGGTCTGGAGCAGGTGACCAGATATAGAAAACGCAACCACAGGTGCATGCactcaatttttttaacattgcacTTTCACTCTCATACTAGTCACTCTttccactctctctttcttcagaACATTTTGAATCCATTTGAAAAGGCTTTACTCTGGCACAATGCCACTTGtaacatgaaaatccaacattattACACTGTAGATATGACAATAAAATAcggaaaagcataatatgtccacacacacacacacatacacacacacacaatgtaactatccttgtgtgtgtgtgtgtgtgttgtacaggTGGTTCTACAATAATCTGAGCAGAGGTCAGGCAGAGGATTACCTACTGAGGATTCCTAGAGATGGAGCTTTCCTCATccgacagagagaaggagaaccagACTCCTTCGCCATCACATTCAGGTGGAATGACTTGAgactttatttccattttccggattcattgtgtgtgtgtgtgtgtgtgtgtgttattaatcATCTCTGTCTTTCAGAGGTGACGGTAAGGTGAAACACTGTCGGATCCAGAAGGAGGGCAACATGTACCTGCTGGGCACCACGACAGAGTTTGAGAGCCTTGTGGAGCTGGTCAACTACTTCAAGAAGAAGCCACTGTATCGCAAGATCAAGCTCCGTTACCCAGTCACCACCGAGCTGGTTGACCGCTTCAGCACAGTGAGTTGCTGTCGGAgcagtctatatatatatatatatatatatatatatatatatatacaaaaatgtatcttatCTTTGCTTTTGGAAAACATTCACTTTTAACAAAATGTGGTTAAAATGTGGATGGAAACCTCCATACTCCACTACtagcatgtccaaaaacaaatacacaaaaaaaaaacccactCCTTCCAATGTCTTCAAAGCTGTCATATTGCAAAGTAGTTACAGTGCTTATGTATCCATGTTGTAGCCTGGCTAGTGGAGGGGTTGGGCTAACATCATGTCATTGCATGTTTCTAAACCCAGTGATATGTCATTTTCACTGACCGGTACCTAACAGTAAGTTGTGCTAACACAGGAGAAAGACTGTGCCTCTCTGTATGAGGTGAAGATATACGTGGAACCCAACGAGATTGAGCCCTCACTGGTGTGTATACTTCACATACACTATATTATCTTTTGCAGTTTTCTTTGACAAAACATTCACGTTTGCGTGTGTTTGTCTCCTTCAGCCTCAAAGTACAGTTAGAGCCATATATGGCTACCAGGCTGTGAAGCCAGATGAGCTTAGCTTCCGTAAAGGAGATTTGATACACAATGTTACAAAGGAGATTGATGGATGGtgagtctacacacacacacacatacacacacacacacacacacacacacacacacacacacacacacacaggcagaaacAGGCTATATCAAAGATGGGTTATGAGGCTTTGCCATATCTTTTGAATTAGTCCctttattcaatttgattttatttatagtgccaaatcataacagaagttatggACAGGACACTTTGcatatagagtaggtctagaccacactccataatttacaaagacccaacaatttcccccAAATGCTCGCATTTgggggaaattgttgggtctttgtaaatgttgtgaaattggcgaggaaaaactccctttaaacaggcagaaacctcggatcCAATCTGGCTCTCGGTGGGCGTCCATCTGCCTCTGCAGGGTGGGACACAgagatacagatatacagaaacATGATTCATAGTAATTATAGCAGTTGGTATTTGTAGTAACAGTGCTGGTATGGCCaattgcagacacacacacaaagaacaaaCAAGATTGTACACATTGCCCTCCTCATTCTTCTCACTACAGGTGGAAAGGTGACCATGGTGGAAGGCTGCAGCAGTTCTTCCCAGCTAACTATGTGGAAGAAGTGTGCAGCAACAGCAAACCTGAGACCAAAGGACAGGTGAAGATTAGAGTTTCAGTCACAGTTTAAATGGAGCTCAAGCAGCATAGCGATTGAGTGAAAAtaatctctgtgtgtttgggatGTACATTAAAACAGGACCTGGAAGACAACCCACTAGGTGAACTATGTAAGGGTGTTGTGGACATCTCCAAGTGCAACATCCAAAACTGTGAGTTATGCACGCTAAACATTCACATAACCCTGAGGTTGAGAGCAAACATAAGTTTTGAATCTCCTCAATATTGTGCATGGACCtgaattttcctttttgaatgtATTCGTTGTGCATGTATCTGAAACCTGATCATCACAGCATTGCTCCACTAGTGGTCACAGACCCcaaaggggagggagggggggcatTAGATTATATTAGATATATAGCATTAGATGCTGTGCATAATGTATACAGGTGTCAATTTATGAAACCAACAACTTTGAGAGAAGGGGTTAGCCAGTTACTGTGAATTATCTCTTTGCAGTCCCTGAGGCTGTTTAGGAATTAGGTCTTTGCATTTGGAGTGGTGCATGTGCTATCAGAAATGTGACTTCCTATGGTTTCATCTGTAAACGTCATCTATATCCCAAATTAAGAATGGGATTCAAATTCCCAATGTCTATAGAAATAATATGGGAGTTTTCCATCCCtcatctccctccctctcctccctccttggTTCTAGTAAAGAATGGTAAAAATGGGAAGCCCAACGTGTTGACCCTGCAGGACAAGGAGGAGGACAGTCTGCAGTTTGACCTGGCAGCCAGCTCTCTGGAGGAGCTCTTTGAATGGTACAAAGTGGGCTGGGACATTACTCAGAGAGAGATGAGCAAGGTGATCAACAGGGAACAAGAGGTTAGTATCtcatgggggtgggggggggggggggggggggggggggggggggttatgtgtgttttactgttgaTCTGTCAGCATCACTCTacaaacaggaagtggctgTTTGTCTGTCCAATCTCAGATCAGACAGCAGATGGAAGTGGAGAAGAAGGCAgtggttgccatggagatgTCAGACCTGGTGGTCTACTGTCAGCCGCGCAGCAAGGAGAAGGACCGCTTTggtaaacacatgcacatgctgAACACAAAGACCTGGGAACTCAAGCCACATGATGATGTGTCAAGCTTACCACAGCTTCATACAGGAAATATGCTCCAACGCATCAGTCTATTTTCTTAATGTCTTAGACTAGTTTTAGCATTACTTTAAAATCACATGTTGTCTTTGTAACCACTTCATAAGAAGCTTATAGTTGAACCCCAAATCTCTAACACACCGTTATGCATGGCACTGCACCTGAAAAAGGGTCAATCTACATTATTACttatgacagattagacattcgtataatatgtcacaaaaagtttatacagagttaataccttgtacgcCCCCcccttggaaacgcttcttgcagccagccaagagtctttaattcttgttggaggtatcttcgcccattcttcttccaaaagtcttccagttctttcagatttcttttcagattgaatccatttttccttctactcgtgaaatgttccctgtgccactggatgcaatacaaccccccccccccccccccccccccccccccccccccccccccccccccccccccccccccccccccccacatgcttaacagctggacagaggttcttttcattaaattctgagccctttcttctccaaacgtacctttgctcatttcggccaaaaagttctattttaacctcattggtccacagaacgtgttcccacaatgcatcaggcttgtttgcaaacttcaaatgctgatttttgtggtcaggacgtagaagaggttttcttctgatgactgaCCATGtttgtacgagtatctctttatagtggactGGTGTAGACcaactccagtgtctccaggtctttctggatggatcggcCAGTCTAACGGGAGTCTGGACTTGCTTGTCtcccaatcctgcgagctgttctgtctgatattgttcttggtcttccaagtcttgctttaacttccactgttcctgatgacggccatttcttaattacattcccaACAGAAGATATTAgcataatcaatcaatcaatccatgacactgtcaggtctcagctttccaaagggggggggggggggggggggggggggggggtgcatgctagaaactatGCAGGGGTGCCAAACTTTTAAAGAcgccattttttggttttctgttatctTGAGAgtgtaaatgatgtaaataaaatctaactttttgtgacatattatacgaatgtctaatctgtcatttgatgcattttggagattttttcatcttttcttctttatgcacattaataaacttttttacctggggtgcccaaacgttCGAACCCCATTGTATATTACAGTTCCAGTCCAGTTTGTTGGTCTTTTCGTATCATCTGATGTGGACTAACAACCATTACACACTCAATCTGTGcctctgttcttttctttgtctctgcagaTGGTTACAGCTACAAAGAGGTCCGCTCCTTTGTGGAGAACAAGATACCAGGAAAGAGCCGCACCAAGGACTTCCTGCAGTACAACCGCAAGGCTCTCAGTCGCATCTACCCAAAAGCCCAGCGAGTGGAGTCCTCCAACTATGACCCTTACCCACTGTGGGCTGTTGGCAGTCACATGGTGGCTCTCAACTTCCAGACTGCAGGTACAGTAGTCTATCTGGACAACTGTTGAAGAAAATGTTGGGGGTCCATACAATActcattgttctttttttggtcaCACTAGCCCAGTAAGTGTCTATTGTACCTAGAGCTGGATGATTAATCGAAAATGTTTCGACATCAAAATTCAGAAGCTGTTATTGACATAGTTTTCCCATTACAATAATTTTTGATAATTTATGATAGGCCTACTTTCTCCCACGTGTGTAGTCATATGACCAATCAGCTGCATGGAAAGCATAACGGAGGATAAGATGATGTAGAAAAACGTGTTTAattatcattcattcattgttatcaaggtaatgtgtgcaataattttgattttaggtcatatcgtgcagccctaattgtaCCCATTATTAGTGTTAATAACCCAGCAGTCTGGAGCTCTGTGCCATGCCTTTTACCTGGAAAAAGCAGCCGCCTGTATACAAAAACCTTATTTTTAGTTTCATAAAACATACCTAAATTCACCAATACTTAGGATATCACTATGTTCACTACTACACATTGTAGAAAGACAGGCAGAGCAGACAGTATTGCTGGTGTGTAATATGATTGATtgaataattgtaataatgtcTGGCTGCCTAAAGGCTGGGTAAAACTGTTTTAGCTGAATAGAGCAGAGGTTGGTACTGTATAATGTGTATGTGTCCCCCAGATAAATACACTCAGTTGAACAGTGCCCTCTTCAGTCTGAATGGAGGGACGGGTTACGTACTGCAGCCGGAGCTCATGCGCTATGATAGCTACGACCCTTaccaggagaagaagaaggtcAAGTACAACATTGCAGTTAGGGTACGTccgtacacaaacacacacacacattt contains:
- the plcg2 gene encoding 1-phosphatidylinositol 4,5-bisphosphate phosphodiesterase gamma-2 isoform X1, whose amino-acid sequence is MSSKEQLGEMTEYKKILIKRDLEMGVVMTVFRQKTERLTVQVIMETRQVAWTRTADKTDGVLDLFEIREIRPGRNAKDFERFKDGKDKHDENSCFTIFYGSQFVLNTLSLGADSVEEALKWQKGLELLRQETLDAPTPVLIESWLRKQMYSVNQTKTNSISMKELKALLALLNYKAPSSRILKDKFQEVGAKKDRLDFEQFHKLYNIIMFEQNEILSEFKKESCAFILGNTDKPDASAVLLHDFQRFLIYQQKESWASDLNQVRELMTTFIDDTMRKTNDPEFTVSEFLSFLFSKENSVWDEKFSEIRPQDMNNPLSHYWISSSHNTYLTGDQIRSESSTEAYVRCLRLGCRCVELDCWDVTGEPIIYHGWTRTTKIKFEDVVKAINDHAFVTSEFPVILSIEEHCSIEQQRQMARIFREVFGDKLLIEPVEQMAEQLPSPTQLKGKIILKHKKLSVEGGGFTKDFRKGQKQGDLEIWDPVDQRWNTHFCVISDDKLYYAEEHEDENEDPRKCCSCVSQFQDMHCSEPWFHGRMKEGRLMAEQLIRDYCAEPGAKDGTFLVRQSDTYVTDYTLSFWRSGRVQHCRIRSGSEGAHTYFYLTPNTHFPSVYSLISHYKENPLRCQDFELRLTDAVPVPNPHLQEGWFYNNLSRGQAEDYLLRIPRDGAFLIRQREGEPDSFAITFRGDGKVKHCRIQKEGNMYLLGTTTEFESLVELVNYFKKKPLYRKIKLRYPVTTELVDRFSTEKDCASLYEVKIYVEPNEIEPSLPQSTVRAIYGYQAVKPDELSFRKGDLIHNVTKEIDGWWKGDHGGRLQQFFPANYVEEVCSNSKPETKGQDLEDNPLGELCKGVVDISKCNIQNLKNGKNGKPNVLTLQDKEEDSLQFDLAASSLEELFEWYKVGWDITQREMSKVINREQEIRQQMEVEKKAVVAMEMSDLVVYCQPRSKEKDRFDGYSYKEVRSFVENKIPGKSRTKDFLQYNRKALSRIYPKAQRVESSNYDPYPLWAVGSHMVALNFQTADKYTQLNSALFSLNGGTGYVLQPELMRYDSYDPYQEKKKVKYNIAVRVIAARHLPKPGRSIASPFVEIELCGHTEEKSKTIVYRDNGLNPVWKSPADSVVFTVYEPELTFLRFVVNEEDMFSDPNFLAQATFPVKGIRSGYRSVPLKNGYNENLELASLLVYINVQQAVKAEEELYSSSSQLRKKQAEVGSEPFLYDTHTNLPRQHNPLVREGSTGENSRTKEKKINNSKFYS
- the plcg2 gene encoding 1-phosphatidylinositol 4,5-bisphosphate phosphodiesterase gamma-2 isoform X2, which produces MSSKEQLGEMTEYKKILIKRDLEMGVVMTVFRQKTERLTVQVIMETRQVAWTRTADKTDGVLDLFEIREIRPGRNAKDFERFKDGKDKHDENSCFTIFYGSQFVLNTLSLGADSVEEALKWQKGLELLRQETLDAPTPVLIESWLRKQMYSVNQTKTNSISMKELKALLALLNYKAPSSRILKDKFQEVGAKKDRLDFEQFHKLYNIIMFEQNEILSEFKKESCAFILGNTDKPDASAVLLHDFQRFLIYQQKESWASDLNQVRELMTTFIDDTMRKTNDPEFTVSEFLSFLFSKENSVWDEKFSEIRPQDMNNPLSHYWISSSHNTYLTGDQIRSESSTEAYVRCLRLGCRCVELDCWDVTGEPIIYHGWTRTTKIKFEDVVKAINDHAFVTSEFPVILSIEEHCSIEQQRQMARIFREVFGDKLLIEPVEQMAEQLPSPTQLKGKIILKHKKLSVEGGGFTKDFRKGQKQGDLEIWDPVDQRWNTHFCVISDDKLYYAEEHEDENEDPRKFQDMHCSEPWFHGRMKEGRLMAEQLIRDYCAEPGAKDGTFLVRQSDTYVTDYTLSFWRSGRVQHCRIRSGSEGAHTYFYLTPNTHFPSVYSLISHYKENPLRCQDFELRLTDAVPVPNPHLQEGWFYNNLSRGQAEDYLLRIPRDGAFLIRQREGEPDSFAITFRGDGKVKHCRIQKEGNMYLLGTTTEFESLVELVNYFKKKPLYRKIKLRYPVTTELVDRFSTEKDCASLYEVKIYVEPNEIEPSLPQSTVRAIYGYQAVKPDELSFRKGDLIHNVTKEIDGWWKGDHGGRLQQFFPANYVEEVCSNSKPETKGQDLEDNPLGELCKGVVDISKCNIQNLKNGKNGKPNVLTLQDKEEDSLQFDLAASSLEELFEWYKVGWDITQREMSKVINREQEIRQQMEVEKKAVVAMEMSDLVVYCQPRSKEKDRFDGYSYKEVRSFVENKIPGKSRTKDFLQYNRKALSRIYPKAQRVESSNYDPYPLWAVGSHMVALNFQTADKYTQLNSALFSLNGGTGYVLQPELMRYDSYDPYQEKKKVKYNIAVRVIAARHLPKPGRSIASPFVEIELCGHTEEKSKTIVYRDNGLNPVWKSPADSVVFTVYEPELTFLRFVVNEEDMFSDPNFLAQATFPVKGIRSGYRSVPLKNGYNENLELASLLVYINVQQAVKAEEELYSSSSQLRKKQAEVGSEPFLYDTHTNLPRQHNPLVREGSTGENSRTKEKKINNSKFYS